The segment CGGGCCGCGCCTTTCATGACGGCGCGTTTCCCGCGCTGGAGGACCAGATGTGCGGGCTGGTGCTGGGCGGCGGTTATGAAGGGCCGGGGCGATCCCCCGACCGCGCCGACGCGCTTGTCTGGGCGTTCAGCGAACTGATGCTGGGCGCACAGCGCGTGCCACGGGTGCGGGGGCTTTAGAGCGAGGTGCCGGGATCAGCGGTCGCACTGGCTCCAGTCGCCGCCGCGGCAGGCGGCGACGCGGCGGCGCCAGGCATTGTGCGCGGCGCGGTATTCGGCCTGCGCCCGGGCATTGGCGGCATCGCGCCGCTGGACATTGGCGCGGTCGCGCCGCGCGGTGGCATTGGCCTGGGCCGAGTTCAGTTCGGCCACCTTCTTGCGATCGGCGAGCTTGGCTTCGCGGTAGGGATCGTCGGGCGCAGGATCGGGCGTGCGCGAAACCTGCGCGGCGGCGGGGGCAATCGGCAGCGCGGCCGGGGAAATGACAAGGGCGGCGAGCAGCATGGCGGCGCGCAGTGTTCTGGACATGGATGACCCCGATGAAAATGCTGTTTCTTATCGATCCGCCATGCGACCGGAGGGCGGAAAAGAACAAGCCGGCGCGCACGGCGGATAGACGAAGCGTCGCTTTCGAGCGGCCAAATGAAAGGCGAATAGTCAGGGTCAGGCCATGGATCTCAGGTGAACGAGCAATGGTAAAAATCACCCCAGAGCGAATGGCAGGATACGAGATCTCCGCCAAAAAGTTTGGTGACCCGTTCGGGCGCATAAAACGCACCCGTGACCGGGTGAAAGCCCTTTGCGGACATAACGATGCCGGTGGGATCGAAGATGATACCTGACCAATTGTCGAGAAGCCCATCGGGGTTGAAGGCAACGCGCACAGGCGGACCGTTATCGACAATGTAGTGGATGCCATTCTCGGAGGTGTGATAGATACCCGGTTCCAGCGTGCCAGTACGGGCTTCGGCAATGATCTGTCGATAGCTGGCCAAGTTGATCAGCAACCGGACATGAGTTCCCAGGACCGATCCGCCGTACAAGGCAGGCCAGGCCAGCATTATGCTGATGGCCAGCAGGACCGGTGTCGTTCCGAATTTGATCAGGCGATCGCGCAACGATTGCTTTGTCAGCCCGATTTCTATGCCCTTGGACGAGCAGGACCAGAGTGCAGGTACCAACGACGAGCAGCATCACGGGGGTTGCGAGAATCATCAGCGGTAATGAGATGGCCATCGACCATGCGCCGATGAAACTGACAAGCGCGATTGTCAGCAGGGCAGCCGCGAACAGTTGCAGATTTCGTCGCAGGTGAAGATCCATAGTTGATGGTCGCACCATCCGACCAAGTTGTTCAATGATTTTGTGACCTTGCCCGGCCAATCGCGCGGGCGGCAGATAAGGACATCGCAGATGAAATGGTTCGGCAGGAAGGCGGTCGGGCGCGGGGGCGCTCGGCCGGGGTTGGCGCGTGGCTGGGGTTTTCCGGGTGGCGTCGGCGGTGAGGTGGGCGGTTGGGCGCGGTCTTATGAGGGGCAGGTGCGCGCGGCCTATCTGGGCAATGCGGTGGCGCAGCGCGCGGTGCGGATGGTGGCCGAAAGCGTGGGCGAGGCGCCGCTTGCGGCATCGGATTCCGAGGTGCGCGCGCTGATTGCCGCGCGGATCGGCGGGCAGACGCTGATGGAGACGGTGGCCGCGCAGGTGCTGCTCCACGGCAATGGCTATATCCAGATCATCGCCGACAGCCTGGGCCGCCCGCGCGAGCTGTTCGCGCTGCGCCCCGAACGGGTGCGCGTGGAGGTGGACGCGCGCGGCTGGCCCACCGCCTATTGCTATAGCGTTGGCGCGGAGACGAGCCGGATGCCCGCGCGCGACGAGGCGGGGCGGACCGCGATCGTCCATGTCAAAAGCTATCACCCCGCCGACGACCATTATGGGCTGGGCTGCCTTGAGGCGGCGTCGGGCGCGGTGGCGATCCACAATGTGGCGACGCGCTGGAACATGGCGCTGCTCGACAATGCGGCGCGGCCTTCGGGGGCGCTGGTGTTCGATCCCGGCGACGGGGCGGCGCTTTCGGGCGAGCAGTTCGACCGGTTGCGCAGCGAAATGGAGGCGCATTTTCAGGGCGCTGCCAATGCCGGGCGGCCGATGCTGCTGGAAGGCGGGCTGAGGTGGCAGGCGATGAGCCTTTCGCCCGCCGAGATGGATTTTGTCGGGTTGAAGGCGGCGGCGGCGCGCGAGATTGCGCTGGCCTTTGGCGTGCCGCCCATGCTGCTCGGCCTGCCGGGCGACAATACCTATGCCAATTACCGCGAGGCGGTGCGCGCTTTGTGGCGGCTGGCGGTGCTGCCGCTTTCTTACCGCATATTGGGCGCGCTGGGCGAGGCGCTGCGCCCCTGGTGGCCCGAACTGACGCTGGGCATCGACCTCGACCGCGTGACCGCGCTGTCCGAGGACCGCGAGCGGCAATGGGCGCAGGTGGCGGCGGCCGATTTCCTGAGCGCGGAGGAAAAACGCGCGGTGCTGGGGCTGGAACCCGCACCGCGCACGGGAGAGGGGCGATGAACGAGGCGATACTGGCCGAGATGATGGCGCAGGCCGAGGCGCGCGGCGCCGACATGGTGACGATCCGCGCGATTGCGGAGGAAGCGAGCGCGCTGGGCGCCGATCGCGCGCTGACGCGGCTGGGGCTGGAGGATGCGGCGGCGCGCGCGGACATCGGCGCGCTGCGCGAGCTGCTGTCGGCCTGGCGCGACGCGAAACGGACGGCAAGGAACGAGGTGGTGGGATGGATGGTGCGGATCGTGCTGGCGCTGCTTTTGTTGGGGCTGGCGGTGCGGCTGGGGCTGGTGGCGCTGATCAGGGCGTGAGGTTTTCGGGCTATGCCGCGGTGTTCGACCGGGTGGACCGGGGCGGCGATGTGGTGCGGCGCGGGGCGTTTTCCAAGGCGCTGGGCAAGCCGGTGCCCTTATTGTGGCAGCACGCGCCCGACCGGGTGATCGGGCGGATCGAGCATCTGGCCGAGGATGCGCACGGGCTGCGCGTGACGGGCCGGATTTCGGCCGCGACGCAGGCGGGGCGCGAGGCCGGGGCGCTGCTGCGCGAGGGCGCGCTGGACGGGCTTTCCTTTGGATATCGGGTGCGCGGGCAGAAGCGGCTGGCAACGGCGCGCGAGCTGACCGCGCTGGAGCTGGTGGAAATCAGCCTGGTGACCTTTCCGATGCAGCCGCTGGCGCGGGTGCATGGGCTGGTGGTGTGCGGCGAATGAGCGGGGAGACGGCGATGTACGAAGTGAAGACCGAGATGGTGGACGGCGATCTGGACGCGGCGCTGGATATGGCGGCGGCCAATGCCGCGATTGCGGATCTGGGTGCGCAGATGGGCGCGCTTGAGGCGAAGCTGGACGCGGCCGTTGTGGCGGGCGGGCGGCCCGCGCTGGCCGGGGTGAAGGGCGCGGGTGAGGAGCCGGCGCGCAAGGCCTTTGTCGATGGCTATTTGCGACAAGGGCATGTGGGCGCCGAGGTGAAGAGCCTGAACGGTGCTGCCGGAACCGAGGGCGGATATGCGGTGCCGCGCGAGATTGACGGGGTGATCGACGCGACGCTGAAAAGCAGTTCGCCGATCCGCACGATCGCCAATGTCGTGCGCGTGGGCAGTGCCGGCTATCGCAAGCTGGTGAGCCATGGCGGAACGCCGTCGGGCTGGGTAGCCGAAGTGGCGGGGCGCCCCGAAACCGATACGCCCGATTTTGCCGAGGTGGCGCCGCCGATGGGCGAGCTTTACGCCAATCCGGCGGCCAGCCAGGCGATGCTGGACGATGCGGCGTTCGACGTCGAGCAATGGCTGGCGGGCGAGATTGTGCAGGAATTCGCACGCGCCGAGGGCGCGGCGTTCGTTTCGGGCAACGGTGTGAACAAGCCCAAGGGCTTTCTGGCGGGCACGGTGACCGACGAACCCGACGGTGCGCGGGCATTCGGCACCATCCAGTATCTGGCGAGCGGGGCGGCGGGCGGCTTTGCCGCGCAGAACCCGGCGGATCGGCTGATCGACCTGATTCAGGCGCTCCGCGCCCCGTATCGGCAGGGGGCGGCGTTCGTCATGAATTCGGCGACGCTGTCGGCGATCCGCAAGTTCAAGGCATCGAACGGCGCGTTCCTGTGGCAGCCGGGGCTGGCCGAGGGGCGGGCGGACACGCTGCTTGGCTATCCGGTGGTGGAGGCCGAGGACATGCCCGACATCGCTGCGAACAGCCTGTCGATCGCGTTCGGCAACTTCAAGGCGGGCTATCTGATCGCTGAACGCATGGCGACGCAGATCCTGCGCGATCCCTATTCGAACAAGCCCTTCGTCCATTTCTACGCCACGCGCCGCGTTGGCGGGGCGGTGACGAACAGCGAGGCGATCAAGCTGATGAAGTTCGCGGCGAGCTGAACCGCGCCTTTGGGCGGGTTGCGCGCAAGGGGCGTCTCCATCGCGGGGGCGCCCCTTTTTTCATGATTTTTGCGGGTGGGGGCGATGGGGCAATATCAGAAGGAGCCGCAGGCGCGGATCGGTTATGCGATCGACTGGAGCCCGCGGCTGGCGCGCGGCGCGACGATTGCGGAAAGCCGGTGGCGGGTAAGCCCCAATGAGCCGGGCGGGATGACCGCGCAGGCGGCCGAGGCCGAACCGGGGCAGACCGCCGCATCGATTTCGGGCGGCCGGGTGGGCCAGACCTATCGCATCGTCAACCGGGTGACCTTCAGCGACGGGCGTGTTGCTGAACGCATGGTGGCGCTGAACACGGGGGCACGCCGATGAGCGCGGTGGCACCCGAAGCGCTGGCGGCGGCCAGGGCCTATCTGCGGATCGAAACAGCCGACGAGGATGCCGCGCTGAGCGAGATGATCGGCGCGGCGATGGCGATGGGCGAGCGCTTTACCGGGCAGGTTTTGCTGACGCGCACGCTGACCGAGATCGTACCCGTGCGGCGTGAATGGACGCGGCTGGCGGCAACCCCGGTGCGCGCGGTGACCGGGGTGGAGGGGCTGCCCGCCGAAGGGGCGGCCTTTGCGTTGCCGGTGGGCGCCTATGCCATCGACATCGACGCGGGCGGTGACGGCTGGGTGCGGGTGCCGCAGCCGGGGGCGGCCGGGCGCGTGCGGGTGACGCTGAGCGCCGGGATGGCGAGCGAGTGGGGCACGCTGCCCGAGCCGATCCGCCACGGGATATTGCGGCTGAGCGCGCATCTGTTCGACGCGCGGGGGCGTGCGGCGCAGAGCGCGAATGATCGGGGCGATGGCGGCGTTCCGGCGGCGGTGACCGCGCTGTGGCGGCCATGGCGGCGGATGCGGCTGGGATGAGGGGAGGGAATATGTTCGAACGGCTCGAAGCGCGCGCGCGCGACATCGCGCTGCGCGGGGCGGAGACGACGCGCAGGCGGCTGGCAGCGGCGGCCCGCCAGGCCTTTCCCGACCTTGAGATCGGCGAGGACACGCGGGGCGTGCGGATTGCGGGCCGGGCGCTCTGGCGCCGGATGCGCGACGACCCGCGCCTGCGCTGGATTGCGGGACTGATCCGATGAACGCGCACGCGGCCGTCGAGGCGGCGGTGATCGATGCGCTCAACGCCCATGCGCCGTTTCGCGAGGGCGTGAACGGCGTGCACCTGATGCGCCCGGTGCGCGCGACGCCGCCCTATGCGCTGATCGGCGAAAGCCTGTCGGGCGACTGGGGCACCAAGGATGCCGACGGGCGCGAGGTGCGGATTGCGCTCAGCGTGCGGGATGCGGCCGATGGCCCGGCGCGGCTCTATCGGTTGATGGCGGCAGCCGAGGAGGCGCTGGCCGGGCTGGGGCGCCAGCTGGACGGATGGCGGGTGGCGAGCATCGCCTTTCTGCGCAGCCGGATTACGCGCGAGGGCGATCGCAGCTGGACCGGGATGATCGAATATCGCGTGCGCGTGCTGGCCAGCGGGTGATGGCCGGCGCGGGGCCGATCAATCGGGCTTGGTGCCGGTTTCGAGATATTGGGCGTACATCGCCTTCACATTGGTTTGCAGATCGCTGATCTCGTCATTGATGTATTTTTCGGCCTCGGGCCGGGCGACCCCGTCCTGCACATCGTAATTGACCGACGCCTGACGCAGCGCGTTTTCGGCAGCCGCACAGGCCGGGGCAAGCCCCTTGTCGAACGACGAGGCCGGCATTTTGGCGTCGAGGCTCTTGCGCACGAACTTGTCCATGCACTGCGAGAATTCCTTGCGGGGCGCGTCGGTGGGGTTGGCGCCGGCAGCCAGCGCGAGGGCGATGAGGACAGCGGAAAACATAGCGAATTCCAATCCTTTTATCCTGATGTTGGGAGAGTGATACATGGCCGCGGAAAAGGGAAGCGCCTTTCTTTTGAAGATTGGGAATGGCGGAAATCCGATCGTCTATGCGACCGTTGCCGGGCTGCGGACGACGCAGATGTCGGTGAACGGCGAGGCGGTTCAGATCACCTCGAAAGACTCAGGCGGGTGGCGCGAGCTTTTGTCGGGCGCGGGGGTGCGTTCGGTTTCGGTATCGGGTGCGGGGATTTTTACTGGA is part of the Sphingomonas sp. C3-2 genome and harbors:
- a CDS encoding DUF3168 domain-containing protein, with the protein product MNAHAAVEAAVIDALNAHAPFREGVNGVHLMRPVRATPPYALIGESLSGDWGTKDADGREVRIALSVRDAADGPARLYRLMAAAEEALAGLGRQLDGWRVASIAFLRSRITREGDRSWTGMIEYRVRVLASG
- a CDS encoding phage portal protein, which gives rise to MKWFGRKAVGRGGARPGLARGWGFPGGVGGEVGGWARSYEGQVRAAYLGNAVAQRAVRMVAESVGEAPLAASDSEVRALIAARIGGQTLMETVAAQVLLHGNGYIQIIADSLGRPRELFALRPERVRVEVDARGWPTAYCYSVGAETSRMPARDEAGRTAIVHVKSYHPADDHYGLGCLEAASGAVAIHNVATRWNMALLDNAARPSGALVFDPGDGAALSGEQFDRLRSEMEAHFQGAANAGRPMLLEGGLRWQAMSLSPAEMDFVGLKAAAAREIALAFGVPPMLLGLPGDNTYANYREAVRALWRLAVLPLSYRILGALGEALRPWWPELTLGIDLDRVTALSEDRERQWAQVAAADFLSAEEKRAVLGLEPAPRTGEGR
- a CDS encoding DUF6127 family protein encodes the protein MNEAILAEMMAQAEARGADMVTIRAIAEEASALGADRALTRLGLEDAAARADIGALRELLSAWRDAKRTARNEVVGWMVRIVLALLLLGLAVRLGLVALIRA
- a CDS encoding phage major capsid protein yields the protein MSGETAMYEVKTEMVDGDLDAALDMAAANAAIADLGAQMGALEAKLDAAVVAGGRPALAGVKGAGEEPARKAFVDGYLRQGHVGAEVKSLNGAAGTEGGYAVPREIDGVIDATLKSSSPIRTIANVVRVGSAGYRKLVSHGGTPSGWVAEVAGRPETDTPDFAEVAPPMGELYANPAASQAMLDDAAFDVEQWLAGEIVQEFARAEGAAFVSGNGVNKPKGFLAGTVTDEPDGARAFGTIQYLASGAAGGFAAQNPADRLIDLIQALRAPYRQGAAFVMNSATLSAIRKFKASNGAFLWQPGLAEGRADTLLGYPVVEAEDMPDIAANSLSIAFGNFKAGYLIAERMATQILRDPYSNKPFVHFYATRRVGGAVTNSEAIKLMKFAAS
- a CDS encoding HK97 family phage prohead protease; translation: MRFSGYAAVFDRVDRGGDVVRRGAFSKALGKPVPLLWQHAPDRVIGRIEHLAEDAHGLRVTGRISAATQAGREAGALLREGALDGLSFGYRVRGQKRLATARELTALELVEISLVTFPMQPLARVHGLVVCGE
- a CDS encoding phage major tail protein, TP901-1 family, producing the protein MAAEKGSAFLLKIGNGGNPIVYATVAGLRTTQMSVNGEAVQITSKDSGGWRELLSGAGVRSVSVSGAGIFTGSAAEQRLKANALAGVIDDYALNFESGEQMAGRFLVTRLDYAGDYNGERSYTLSLESSGPVTGA